A portion of the Rubritalea squalenifaciens DSM 18772 genome contains these proteins:
- a CDS encoding CDP-alcohol phosphatidyltransferase family protein, with product MSKTPKPEWSRFAELVHAGGGQWLTRGYHHLGAMGAFVASRLGLSPNVVTLVSALCVLVAVCILGYTGLGTLWASVVVFVLMAVGYVLDCADGQLARATQQCSKLGAWLDHLVDAGKIFLVNFCIGWVLISRPEVHGLEVSLCFVAMVLNITGSALYFFAWNFKVLIAGDGLIERMSDKKSQGKVRLLKLSHQVTDYGWFPFIFLVMVDPGKFAMVYLVYGAITFLIFMGYIVLSAGYMAKLKD from the coding sequence ATGAGTAAAACCCCTAAGCCTGAGTGGTCTCGCTTCGCCGAGCTCGTTCATGCCGGAGGAGGGCAATGGCTGACACGTGGTTACCACCATTTGGGGGCTATGGGGGCCTTTGTGGCTTCGAGGCTGGGATTGTCACCCAATGTCGTGACTTTGGTCAGTGCGCTCTGCGTATTGGTGGCCGTGTGCATCCTGGGTTACACGGGGCTGGGTACTCTGTGGGCCTCGGTGGTGGTCTTTGTGCTGATGGCCGTTGGTTATGTGCTGGATTGTGCTGATGGCCAGCTTGCACGAGCGACGCAGCAATGTTCCAAGCTTGGGGCCTGGTTAGACCACTTGGTGGATGCGGGTAAGATTTTCTTGGTGAACTTCTGTATCGGGTGGGTGCTTATCAGCCGGCCGGAAGTGCACGGACTGGAAGTCAGTTTGTGCTTTGTCGCCATGGTGCTCAATATTACCGGATCAGCGCTGTATTTTTTCGCTTGGAATTTCAAGGTCTTGATCGCGGGGGACGGTCTGATCGAGAGGATGTCTGATAAGAAGAGTCAGGGTAAAGTGAGGCTGCTCAAGCTCTCTCACCAGGTCACCGACTATGGATGGTTTCCATTTATTTTTCTGGTTATGGTTGACCCGGGTAAATTCGCAATGGTCTATTTGGTTTACGGAGCCATTACCTTCCTCATCTTCATGGGGTATATAGTCTTGTCAGCAGGCTATATGGCGAAACTTAAAGACTGA
- a CDS encoding exosortase/archaeosortase family protein, with translation MNERIKSALKSPLAIPLALIGVLFIYYLCICNVYTVLENRKSEVFFWMMDSWNERNDLLHGYAVPFLFVLFSYWGIKAMRKEPDSSGVAGIFILLIGMLLFVASARTIQPRLALIGLPFIISGSAIYLCGWKAGKHMLFPAFFWYFAIPIPGIQQTTNHLQVIVTQACYHVGTAMGMELVNVGNTISSATDKWEFDIAEGCSGIRSLMALLMIAAIYAYYSQKEFWKKAFMFAMAFPLALVGNFFRVFTILVLAEMGFDKFAANAYHDYAGLLFFFPAALLGLFLTDRLLNFRRHRKKVKVRQQA, from the coding sequence ATGAACGAAAGAATCAAAAGCGCGCTCAAGTCCCCCCTGGCCATACCATTGGCGTTAATTGGGGTGCTGTTTATCTATTACCTTTGTATCTGTAACGTCTACACCGTTCTGGAGAACCGCAAGAGTGAGGTCTTCTTCTGGATGATGGATTCCTGGAATGAGCGGAATGACCTCTTGCACGGATATGCCGTGCCGTTTCTCTTTGTTCTCTTCTCTTACTGGGGAATCAAGGCCATGCGCAAAGAGCCTGACTCCAGCGGAGTGGCTGGCATCTTCATCTTGTTGATTGGGATGCTGCTTTTCGTGGCCTCTGCGAGAACGATCCAGCCGCGTCTGGCCTTGATTGGTCTACCATTCATCATTTCAGGCTCTGCGATCTATTTGTGTGGCTGGAAGGCAGGCAAGCACATGCTCTTTCCCGCCTTTTTCTGGTACTTTGCCATTCCTATTCCCGGGATTCAGCAAACTACCAACCATCTACAGGTGATCGTGACCCAGGCCTGTTACCATGTGGGTACCGCCATGGGTATGGAGTTGGTCAATGTCGGTAACACGATCTCCTCTGCCACCGATAAATGGGAGTTTGATATTGCTGAGGGATGCAGTGGTATTCGCTCGCTGATGGCGCTGCTGATGATTGCTGCCATCTATGCCTACTACTCACAGAAAGAATTCTGGAAGAAAGCGTTTATGTTTGCCATGGCCTTCCCCTTGGCTTTGGTGGGTAACTTCTTCCGGGTCTTCACGATCCTGGTGCTTGCTGAGATGGGCTTCGATAAGTTTGCTGCCAATGCCTACCATGACTATGCTGGTCTGTTATTCTTTTTCCCGGCAGCGCTTTTGGGGCTGTTCTTGACTGACAGGTTGTTGAATTTCCGTCGTCACCGCAAAAAAGTGAAAGTGAGGCAGCAAGCCTAG
- a CDS encoding exosortase-associated EpsI family protein, protein MKNLQKMTRRAWILFGMLAVGFSTIWLLPDQKQMVPSRLSKKLPDTCRLWQSVPREVSDKEKEILADDTEFARRFYFDPENPARDYHGFEVSVVFSGKDINNSLHRPEVCLVAQGWQFVGQRHIKLDGVMPDGSDLPVKELVCVRPRIGEDKQPVMNGKGEPMYDKRIQFYTYIGRDKVVSDHYQRTWEDIKDRIVGGFDQQWAYATFSTAVTSAYVDQGNWNSLIPSRDEDQTREALSDFIQQLLPLILDQES, encoded by the coding sequence ATGAAAAATCTTCAGAAAATGACAAGGAGAGCTTGGATCCTGTTTGGTATGTTGGCGGTAGGCTTTTCGACGATCTGGTTACTGCCGGATCAAAAGCAGATGGTGCCCTCCCGCTTGTCGAAAAAATTGCCCGATACTTGCCGACTTTGGCAAAGCGTGCCCCGTGAAGTCAGCGATAAGGAAAAAGAGATTCTGGCGGACGATACCGAGTTTGCCCGCAGATTTTATTTTGATCCAGAGAATCCGGCGAGAGATTATCACGGCTTCGAGGTATCTGTGGTCTTCTCGGGCAAAGATATTAATAACAGTCTGCACCGTCCGGAGGTGTGTTTGGTGGCTCAGGGGTGGCAGTTTGTTGGGCAACGCCACATAAAGTTGGATGGTGTGATGCCAGACGGTTCAGATCTTCCCGTGAAAGAGTTGGTATGCGTGCGTCCACGCATAGGGGAAGATAAGCAACCAGTGATGAACGGTAAAGGGGAGCCGATGTATGATAAGCGCATCCAGTTCTATACCTACATCGGCCGGGACAAGGTCGTTTCTGATCACTACCAGCGTACCTGGGAAGATATTAAGGATAGGATCGTTGGAGGCTTTGATCAGCAGTGGGCCTATGCTACTTTCAGCACGGCAGTAACTTCTGCTTATGTGGATCAAGGTAATTGGAATTCTCTGATTCCATCCAGGGATGAAGATCAAACGAGAGAAGCTCTGTCTGACTTTATCCAGCAATTGCTTCCTCTCATTTTGGATCAAGAATCATAA
- a CDS encoding sugar transferase — protein MFASSRKESFSLQAMQIADACLVWSAFALASVLRWNVFGTESDGGGLGPIVWLLYMVVPFSPLLLELFGFYRNAERKKLSSAVFQICQAGGVMGAAVGAMVIIFQVDPSSRLVLGLGSVFSVVFIFLRFYWVRTIVRRRIANGAGRERVILAGTPKDIDDFLKEMPEGVTDYWEVVGRFDLDSDDPMELKDMIEKQSAERVIISPKNTQFEKVSQAVEFCDAQGLEVWVAANFIRAQVSRPAFDTLGGKPMLVLRSTPELSWSLLLKSLFDRCAASLIILLTSPLWVIAALGIKLTSSGPIFFKQARAGKYGESFKMWKFRTMVVDAEEKLAEVKETVGNQMQGPVFKVDNDPRVFPFARFLRKWSIDELPQLLNVLSGDMSLVGPRPLPVYEVKEFEKAEYRRRLSVKPGITCTWQAGGRNSITSFEEWVEMDLKYIDNWSLWLDFKILIMTIPAVLFGRGAK, from the coding sequence ATGTTCGCCTCTTCCAGAAAAGAATCCTTTTCGCTGCAAGCCATGCAGATTGCAGACGCCTGTCTGGTCTGGTCGGCCTTTGCCTTGGCGTCGGTGCTGAGATGGAATGTGTTTGGGACGGAGAGTGATGGCGGTGGTCTGGGCCCGATTGTTTGGTTGCTCTACATGGTGGTGCCCTTTTCACCGCTGCTGTTAGAGCTTTTTGGGTTTTACCGGAATGCCGAGCGCAAGAAGCTCAGTAGTGCTGTATTCCAGATCTGCCAAGCTGGTGGAGTGATGGGTGCTGCTGTGGGAGCGATGGTGATCATCTTTCAGGTGGATCCATCATCTCGTCTGGTGCTTGGCTTGGGTTCAGTCTTCTCGGTGGTATTCATCTTCCTGCGCTTCTATTGGGTGCGCACGATCGTGAGGAGGCGTATTGCCAATGGTGCAGGCAGGGAGAGAGTGATTTTGGCGGGGACGCCCAAGGATATTGATGATTTCCTCAAGGAGATGCCAGAGGGGGTCACGGACTACTGGGAGGTAGTTGGTCGCTTCGATCTTGATAGCGATGATCCGATGGAGTTGAAGGATATGATTGAGAAGCAGTCAGCTGAGCGTGTGATTATCAGTCCAAAGAACACCCAGTTCGAGAAGGTTTCCCAGGCGGTTGAGTTCTGCGATGCGCAGGGGCTTGAGGTGTGGGTGGCGGCTAATTTCATCCGCGCTCAGGTTTCGCGCCCGGCCTTTGATACTCTCGGTGGTAAGCCGATGTTGGTGCTGCGCTCTACCCCGGAGCTTTCTTGGTCGTTGTTGCTGAAGTCTCTTTTTGATCGCTGCGCAGCCTCGTTGATTATTCTGCTAACCTCTCCACTATGGGTCATCGCGGCCCTGGGGATCAAGTTGACGAGCTCGGGACCGATCTTCTTCAAGCAGGCGAGGGCGGGTAAGTATGGTGAATCTTTCAAGATGTGGAAGTTCCGCACCATGGTGGTGGATGCCGAAGAAAAGCTTGCTGAGGTGAAGGAGACGGTGGGTAACCAGATGCAGGGCCCTGTTTTCAAGGTCGATAATGATCCCAGGGTCTTTCCTTTTGCCCGCTTCCTGCGCAAGTGGAGTATTGATGAATTGCCGCAGCTGCTGAATGTGCTGTCTGGTGACATGAGTCTGGTTGGGCCGCGTCCCTTGCCTGTCTATGAGGTGAAGGAGTTTGAAAAGGCGGAATACAGGCGTCGTCTCAGTGTGAAGCCGGGGATCACCTGTACATGGCAAGCTGGTGGACGCAACAGTATCACCTCTTTCGAGGAATGGGTGGAGATGGATCTGAAGTATATCGACAACTGGTCGCTCTGGTTGGATTTCAAGATCTTGATCATGACCATTCCGGCCGTCCTGTTTGGTCGAGGTGCCAAGTAG
- a CDS encoding ribose-phosphate diphosphokinase: MKIIAGSAHNKLAEDIASYLETSVADVTVDTFPDGETYVQINENIRGEDVFLVQPTCPPTNHNLMELLIMVDAARRASAGRITAVMPFFGYARQDRKDKPRVPITAKLVANLISAAGVNRVVTMDLHAAQIQGFFDIPVDHLYARPVFIKQLREHCGLDPKNLVVVSPDVGGVKNARAYSDALGADLAIVAKHRVSATKVEAMNVIGNVEGKDAFLIDDMTETGGTLCAAADILKAQGAKRIFAGVSHAVIGDSARRRIEESAIESLLTTDSVPQAYGTNVEPISVAPLFGEAIRRINHGESVSSLFDI, from the coding sequence ATGAAGATCATCGCAGGTTCAGCGCACAATAAATTGGCGGAGGATATTGCCTCCTATCTGGAGACTTCGGTCGCCGATGTTACCGTGGATACGTTTCCTGATGGGGAGACCTATGTTCAAATCAATGAGAATATTCGTGGTGAGGATGTCTTCCTCGTGCAGCCGACCTGCCCGCCAACGAATCACAACTTGATGGAGTTGCTGATCATGGTGGACGCCGCTCGCCGTGCAAGCGCCGGCAGAATTACCGCAGTCATGCCATTCTTCGGTTACGCTCGTCAGGACCGTAAGGATAAGCCAAGGGTGCCGATCACCGCGAAGCTTGTTGCCAATCTCATTTCCGCAGCTGGTGTGAACCGCGTGGTGACCATGGATCTCCACGCTGCCCAGATTCAGGGCTTCTTTGATATCCCAGTGGATCATCTCTACGCTCGCCCAGTTTTCATCAAGCAATTGCGTGAGCATTGTGGTCTGGATCCTAAGAATCTTGTTGTTGTCTCCCCGGACGTGGGAGGCGTGAAAAATGCCCGGGCTTATTCTGATGCCCTCGGTGCCGATTTGGCGATTGTTGCCAAGCACCGAGTCAGCGCTACGAAGGTCGAGGCGATGAACGTCATCGGTAATGTTGAAGGCAAGGACGCCTTCTTGATCGATGATATGACTGAGACTGGTGGTACTCTCTGTGCCGCTGCTGACATTCTCAAGGCACAGGGAGCCAAGCGCATTTTTGCCGGAGTGTCACATGCTGTCATTGGGGATTCCGCCCGCCGCAGGATCGAAGAATCTGCCATCGAGAGTCTGCTGACCACCGATTCCGTTCCTCAGGCATACGGTACCAATGTGGAGCCAATCTCCGTTGCCCCGCTCTTTGGTGAAGCGATTCGCCGTATCAACCACGGTGAGAGTGTCTCCTCTCTCTTCGATATTTAA
- a CDS encoding 50S ribosomal protein L25, which produces MAIQTLEATLRQRTGSGVLNSMRREGFVPSVVYGAVENQNVKVHAKTFRDMLNEHPSSQILVNLKVEDQPEKLVFIQDIQFDALTGAILHADFRAVTEDTTITAKLPIKLNGEPKGVKIGGLLEQLVHSMKVKSLPKDLPLTINADVSHLDVSDNLTVGDINFPEGVTPTLDSKVLVALVAKTRAAQSAQGAAAAK; this is translated from the coding sequence ATGGCTATACAAACACTTGAAGCTACTTTGCGCCAAAGGACTGGTTCTGGCGTACTCAATTCCATGCGCCGTGAAGGTTTTGTTCCTTCCGTAGTTTATGGAGCGGTTGAAAACCAAAACGTGAAGGTTCACGCGAAGACCTTCCGTGACATGCTCAATGAGCATCCATCTTCCCAGATCCTTGTTAACCTCAAGGTAGAAGACCAGCCTGAGAAGCTCGTATTCATCCAGGACATCCAGTTCGACGCACTTACAGGCGCGATCCTTCACGCTGACTTCCGTGCAGTGACTGAAGACACAACCATCACAGCTAAGCTTCCAATCAAGCTTAACGGTGAGCCTAAGGGTGTGAAGATCGGTGGTCTCCTCGAGCAGCTGGTTCACTCCATGAAGGTGAAGTCTCTTCCTAAGGATCTCCCGCTTACCATCAATGCTGATGTATCTCACCTCGACGTGAGCGACAACCTCACTGTTGGTGACATCAATTTCCCAGAAGGCGTAACTCCAACACTTGATAGCAAGGTTCTCGTAGCCCTCGTTGCTAAGACTCGTGCCGCTCAGTCCGCACAAGGCGCCGCAGCTGCTAAGTAA
- the pth gene encoding aminoacyl-tRNA hydrolase has product MAIKLVIGLGNPGRKYDQTRHNVGFDVLDRLAGQAGAEFVKHLKWNAQIAKLPTAMLMKPLTFMNESGRAAGSALRFYKWNPEEVLVIYDDVDLPVASLRFRMGGSAGGHNGLKSLIQHFGSDRFPRLKIGIGSPKPGEMVGHVLGKFKPTEKPEIENALDTATEAVQRALSDGVEAAANLYNVKK; this is encoded by the coding sequence GTGGCGATTAAACTAGTCATCGGATTGGGAAATCCCGGACGCAAGTACGATCAAACCCGGCACAATGTGGGGTTCGATGTCTTGGATCGTCTGGCAGGCCAGGCTGGTGCGGAGTTTGTGAAGCACTTGAAGTGGAATGCGCAGATCGCAAAGCTACCGACGGCCATGCTGATGAAGCCGCTGACATTCATGAATGAAAGCGGCAGGGCAGCGGGGTCGGCACTCAGGTTCTATAAATGGAATCCTGAAGAGGTGCTGGTCATCTATGATGATGTCGATCTTCCTGTGGCCTCTCTCCGGTTCCGGATGGGTGGCTCAGCAGGGGGGCACAATGGACTGAAATCATTGATCCAGCATTTCGGCAGTGACCGGTTCCCCCGGTTGAAGATCGGCATCGGCAGCCCGAAACCGGGTGAAATGGTGGGGCATGTGCTAGGTAAGTTCAAACCTACTGAGAAACCCGAAATCGAAAACGCCCTTGATACAGCGACAGAAGCTGTGCAGCGTGCGTTATCGGATGGGGTGGAAGCCGCCGCGAATCTTTACAATGTCAAAAAATAA
- the rpsF gene encoding 30S ribosomal protein S6, with amino-acid sequence MSRKYEGLVVLDTKGKEGSVEEMVSEIGKRIEAEGATLDEVQQIGRKKFAYNARQIEGGHYVTYTFTAEAEAVDKIKASLDLADGIYMHQYRRVG; translated from the coding sequence ATGAGCAGAAAATACGAAGGTCTCGTTGTTCTCGACACCAAAGGCAAAGAAGGCTCCGTCGAAGAGATGGTGAGCGAAATCGGCAAGCGCATCGAAGCTGAAGGTGCTACCCTCGACGAGGTGCAGCAGATTGGACGCAAGAAGTTCGCTTACAACGCACGTCAAATCGAAGGTGGTCACTACGTGACATACACTTTCACTGCTGAAGCTGAAGCTGTGGACAAGATCAAGGCTAGCCTCGACCTTGCTGACGGCATCTACATGCATCAGTACCGCCGCGTAGGTTAA
- the ssb gene encoding single-stranded DNA-binding protein — protein sequence MSSFNKVMIMGNVTRDIEVRYTPKGTAVTDLGVATNRRVKQGEEWVDETTFVDVTLWGRTAELAGQYLSKGRPVFIEGRLQMDTWTDSQTGKQRSKLKVVGENMQFLGSGGGGQGGNGGGGAPQQQRQQRPQSQPAQGGSPSQHMEDDYDDDDIPF from the coding sequence ATGTCTAGTTTTAACAAAGTAATGATCATGGGCAATGTGACCCGTGATATTGAGGTGCGTTATACGCCCAAAGGCACAGCTGTTACTGATCTTGGAGTCGCGACTAACCGTCGAGTAAAGCAGGGAGAAGAGTGGGTCGATGAGACTACCTTCGTGGACGTTACCCTCTGGGGGCGTACTGCTGAACTCGCTGGACAGTATCTGAGCAAGGGGCGCCCGGTATTCATCGAGGGTCGTTTGCAAATGGATACCTGGACCGACAGTCAGACTGGTAAGCAGCGCAGTAAATTGAAGGTGGTAGGGGAAAACATGCAGTTCCTGGGCTCCGGAGGTGGAGGTCAGGGCGGCAATGGTGGCGGTGGTGCTCCTCAGCAGCAGCGTCAGCAGCGTCCACAGAGCCAGCCGGCTCAGGGCGGTTCACCCTCGCAGCACATGGAGGATGACTACGATGATGATGATATCCCGTTTTAA
- a CDS encoding DUF1287 domain-containing protein, which produces MHAIEYIGPQPKKKSRRPALGGWVILLMAGLFVSYFAWPTFADYVRKAQDTATADKVDIAVMQLSQSESFGNKLAIAALQRTKVDVRYDGAYYQIEYPMGDVPANKGVSSDVIIRSYRAMGIDLQQLVHEDMKSHFRLYPQLWGQTEADTNIDHRRVPNLQRFFKRKGQEIPVTRKAEDYEFGDIVVWNLHDGESHIGIVVPGPGSHSAEKWVVHNAGEGTRWENSLFIYTVRGHYRYGH; this is translated from the coding sequence ATGCATGCTATTGAGTATATAGGACCACAACCTAAGAAGAAATCTCGCAGACCAGCTTTGGGCGGCTGGGTCATTCTATTGATGGCTGGTTTGTTTGTTAGTTACTTCGCTTGGCCAACCTTCGCGGATTACGTGCGCAAGGCTCAAGACACGGCCACAGCAGACAAGGTGGATATCGCTGTGATGCAGTTGAGCCAAAGTGAGAGTTTTGGGAACAAGCTGGCGATCGCGGCTCTGCAGCGTACCAAGGTGGATGTTCGTTATGATGGAGCTTACTATCAGATTGAGTATCCGATGGGTGACGTACCCGCGAACAAGGGGGTGAGTTCAGATGTCATTATCCGCAGCTACCGTGCTATGGGGATAGATCTTCAGCAGCTGGTGCATGAGGATATGAAGAGTCACTTTAGATTGTATCCGCAGCTTTGGGGACAGACCGAGGCGGATACGAACATTGACCACCGCCGCGTTCCAAACCTGCAGCGTTTCTTTAAGCGCAAGGGGCAAGAGATTCCAGTTACTCGAAAAGCTGAGGATTACGAGTTTGGCGATATCGTGGTTTGGAATCTTCACGACGGGGAGTCCCACATCGGTATCGTCGTTCCAGGGCCGGGTTCACATTCTGCAGAGAAGTGGGTTGTCCACAATGCAGGTGAGGGGACCCGCTGGGAGAATTCTTTGTTCATCTATACGGTAAGAGGTCATTACCGCTACGGTCACTAA
- a CDS encoding 6-phosphofructokinase, with protein MEGIAIMTSGGDAAGMNPAVKCAVDYSRKKGLKPFLIRNGLRGMIDGDISEATREDVSGIMHRGGTVLRSSRSQRFFEYDYRKQAYDNLQKLGINKLIVIGGDGSFNALNQFYSDFGVPFAGIPATIDNDIPGTDYCLGVDTALNMIRQSVDSIRDTATSFSRAFVIETMGRHCGYLAMVSALSSGAEICLVPEVEYDLEKIGERLRSDLNDGRDYIIAMVAEGTNMAEYLTRWIKINLNMDARLTVLGHVQRGGSPTVRDRIMAYKFAVEAVDALLDGETNKIMIFRDGDFGRLAIDKVTDSKVELNQQIIKLAEHLSH; from the coding sequence ATGGAAGGAATTGCAATCATGACCTCGGGCGGTGACGCCGCCGGAATGAACCCAGCCGTGAAATGTGCGGTTGATTATTCACGCAAAAAAGGCCTCAAACCATTCCTTATTCGCAATGGCCTGCGTGGAATGATTGATGGGGATATCTCGGAAGCAACCCGCGAGGATGTATCCGGGATCATGCACCGAGGCGGAACGGTACTTCGTTCATCTCGTTCCCAGCGTTTCTTTGAATACGATTACCGCAAGCAAGCTTATGATAATCTCCAGAAGCTTGGTATCAATAAGCTGATCGTGATCGGTGGTGATGGCTCCTTCAATGCGCTCAACCAGTTCTATTCTGATTTCGGCGTGCCGTTCGCCGGTATCCCTGCGACCATCGATAATGATATCCCTGGCACCGACTACTGTCTTGGTGTGGATACGGCTCTCAACATGATCCGTCAGTCTGTGGATTCCATCCGTGACACCGCGACATCCTTCAGCCGTGCCTTCGTGATTGAGACCATGGGGCGCCACTGCGGCTACCTGGCCATGGTGAGTGCTCTCTCAAGTGGTGCGGAAATTTGCTTGGTTCCTGAGGTCGAATACGACCTTGAGAAGATCGGCGAGCGTCTTCGCTCTGATCTGAATGACGGCCGCGACTACATCATTGCGATGGTGGCTGAAGGTACCAACATGGCTGAGTATTTGACCCGCTGGATCAAGATTAACCTGAACATGGATGCTCGTCTCACCGTTCTGGGGCACGTGCAGCGTGGTGGTTCACCTACAGTGCGTGACCGCATCATGGCATACAAGTTTGCAGTCGAAGCCGTGGACGCCCTGCTTGACGGCGAGACCAACAAGATCATGATCTTCCGCGACGGTGACTTTGGTCGCCTTGCGATCGATAAGGTCACTGATAGCAAGGTCGAGCTGAATCAGCAGATCATCAAGCTTGCTGAGCATCTCAGTCACTAA
- a CDS encoding PspA/IM30 family protein: MFKRLGNLIKGFFGLFVGGLEKRNPEALLEVEKENLRKQIAKFNQGLATHAGLVEKLVAQVRKLDKEENELRAKTAAHLKAGNRKLAGEFALKLKKVDAEHDDVKVQLEDAEKRYKELIRARDVSVKEARDKIESLKRGIDDMKVQKAMAELNEMAAGMVTDIGGSGDTLSRLDEIVEEERTKAAGRARVAKDSLDMTDISMKESEQDALAEMALADFAAAEGMQIETTDNQAPPSSTEEQTKSSGTMGPGVTE; this comes from the coding sequence ATGTTCAAACGTTTAGGTAATCTCATCAAAGGCTTTTTCGGACTCTTCGTCGGAGGATTGGAGAAGCGTAATCCTGAAGCTCTGCTTGAAGTGGAGAAGGAGAACCTGCGCAAGCAGATCGCCAAATTCAACCAAGGCCTGGCTACGCATGCCGGTTTGGTGGAGAAGCTAGTCGCTCAAGTGCGTAAGCTGGACAAGGAGGAGAATGAGCTGCGCGCCAAGACTGCTGCTCACCTCAAAGCTGGCAACCGTAAGTTGGCCGGTGAGTTTGCTCTCAAACTCAAGAAGGTGGATGCTGAGCACGATGATGTGAAGGTCCAGTTGGAAGACGCCGAGAAGCGTTACAAGGAGCTGATCCGTGCTCGCGACGTATCCGTGAAGGAAGCTCGTGACAAGATCGAGAGCCTGAAACGCGGTATCGACGACATGAAGGTGCAGAAGGCTATGGCTGAGCTCAATGAGATGGCCGCTGGTATGGTGACCGACATTGGAGGTTCCGGGGATACCTTGAGCCGTCTTGATGAGATCGTCGAAGAAGAGCGCACCAAGGCAGCAGGTCGTGCCCGTGTCGCCAAGGACAGTCTCGATATGACTGATATCTCCATGAAGGAGAGCGAGCAGGATGCTCTTGCTGAAATGGCTTTGGCTGACTTTGCTGCCGCTGAAGGCATGCAGATCGAGACTACGGACAACCAGGCGCCTCCAAGTTCTACTGAGGAGCAGACCAAGTCCTCCGGTACTATGGGGCCGGGCGTGACTGAGTAA